From a region of the Acomys russatus chromosome 4, mAcoRus1.1, whole genome shotgun sequence genome:
- the Slpi gene encoding antileukoproteinase produces the protein MLGTGYRSHSAFTMKSSGFFPFVVLLALGILASWTVEGGKNDAIKIGACPSRKPAKCLRPEKPQCNTDWECPGKKRCCQDRCSTKCIDPVPIRRPVMKKPGKCLKTKGRCLMLNPPNKCERDGQCDGNYKCCPGMCGKICVPPA, from the exons ATGCTTGGGACTGGTTATCGGAGCCACTCTGCCTTCACCATGAAGTCCAGTGGTTTCTTCCCTTTCGTGGTGCTCCTTGCTCTGGGAATCTTGGCCTCCTGGACTGTGGAAGGAGGTAAAAATG ATGCTATCAAAATCGGAGCCTGCCCTTCTAGAAAGCCTGCCAAATGTCTTAGGCCAGAGAAACCACAGTGCAATACTGACTGGGAATGTCCAGGGAAGAAGAGGTGCTGCCAAGACAGATGCAGCACGAAATGCATCGATCCTGTTCCCATTCGCAGGCCAG TGATGAAGAAGCCTGGGAAATGCCTCAAGACAAAAGGAAGGTGTCTGATGCTTAACCCTCCCAATAAGTGTGAGAGGGATGGCCAGTGTGATGGCAACTATAAGTGTTGTCCTGGCATGTGCGGGAAAATCTGCGTACCCCCAGCGTAA